The sequence GGTCATGACGCTTAGCGCGGCAAGTATGACAGAGGATGATGTAACAGGTGTACTTCGCGAAGTGTTATACGAATTTCCAGTGCATGAGGTTAATGTGAATCTGCCGAGCTGGGTCATGGTGCTGGGCGAGAACCATTGGCTGCGCAGCAGCTATGAGAACTCTGTCCGCGACACCGTCAAAGACATCCGTCGCCTGCGTGATGTTGACCGGCTTGTGTCCCAGTTCACTGAATACGATTTTATTGATAGGGCTGGCCTTAGTGGGATGAATATGGGTCAAGGGGTAGCCGAAATTGATCTGTATGCACCAGAAGAATTGTATGATCAGGTTCTGATGGAAGTAGTAGGAGTTGAGATCCGCGGCAAGGATCATCTGCTGCAACTAATGCAGGAATTCTCACATGCGAAAAGGGAATATGACCGCTTCTCGGAGGCACTGGAAATGGTCAAGACTACAGGCTACGGAATTGCAGCTCCTTCACTCGCCGAAATGGCGCTTGATGAGCCTGAACTGATCCGTCAGGGATCACGCTTCGGGGTTCGCTTAAAGGCTACTGCACCATCCATTCATATGATTCGTGTGGATGTAGAATCGGAATTCTCACCGATTATTGGCACAGAGAAACAGAGCGAAGAGCTGGTGCGTTATTTGATGCAGGATTTCGAGAATGACCCGATCAAGATTTGGGAATCGGATATTTTTGGACGCTCACTGCATTCTATTGTGCGCGAGGGCATTCAGGGCAAGATTGCCATGATGCCAGATAACGCCCGCTACAAGCTGCAAGAAACACTGGGCCGCATCATCAATGAGGGCTCAGGCGGATTGATTGCTATTATTTTATAAGCTGAATAATGAAATAGGTAGATTGCGAAGAGCGGAAGAGATTCCGCTCTTTTTTTCTTGAATTAGGTTATAATTGTGATTGTGGGTCTATTAAATCAGGTGATTCTGCCAGCAAAGGTGCTACTTTCTACTCCTTTTTCAAGGAACGCCTTGAAATTATGGATGGGCTGTATTACTATAAGTTTGTTGCGCTTTAGGGTCTACAGGCGCCATTGTCTAGTAATAAACGGGATTATCACGTATATTTTACGTTGAAACGGAAACAGTGAATGATACCGGAAATTTGCCCAGGGAGGTGAGAAGACATGAATAAATCAGATTTGATCAACGTAGTGACAGAAGCAACTGAACTTCCCAAGAAAGATGCTACTAAAGCGGTGGACGCCGTTTTTGAAGCAATTGCGGGAGCTTTGCAAAGTGGTGATAAAGTCCAACTGGTTGGATTCGGAAACTTTGAAGTGCGCGAACGTTCCGCACGTAAAGGCCGTAACCCACAAACTGGTGAAGAAATCGAAATTCCTGCAAGCAAGGTACCGGCATTTAAACCCGGTAAGGCGCTTAAAGACGGAATCAAATAAAGATTTCTACATATCGTTCCCATAGCTTTCTTAAGAACAATTATGCCGCCCTCCAAGGCGGCATTTGTTTTTGGAAGCTATAAAGGGTGCGATTTAAAAAGGTTCAAGCGTATGTTCACAAAACGTTAGGAGGATCAGAGATGACTGAGAACAATAATGGCGGCAATCCGCTTCCTACAGGCAGTGATTACATCGTGGTTAAAGCTAAGGAGAACGGTGTACAAGTAATAGGGTTGACAAGAGGCCTTGATACGCGTTTTCATCATACGGAGAAACTGGACAAAGGCGAGGTACTTATCGCCCAATTCACTGATCATACCTCAGCTATGAAAATTCGCGGTAAGGCTGAAATATGGAGCAAGCACGGACAATTGGAGAGCGAGAGCTAAAAAGCAGGCATAGCCTGCTTTTTTTCGAAATATAAGTAAGATATGAATGATCGAACAACGTACAAAGAGGCGGAAACGATGGATTAGGGGGCGTGTCCATGAACCGGGCTTGGCTGATTGGAGCTGTAACGCTGCTGACCGCGACCTCCGCTGTAATATTGCCCCTGATGCTGGCTGATCTCGATTCTTCCTTGCAGCAGGAGCGTATTGCGGTTGAGACCTTTACAGGCGGGCACAACACGATGCTTGATAATACCAATCTCGTTGATGTTGTGGGGGCACTTCCCCTGAGTCTACCCATTGATAGCGTCGGTTGGGAGGACCATGTTCTGTCGCTTGATCTACTGGTGACCGGAAATGATCATGAACCGGAAGAACTGTATCAGAACATGGCTCAGGTGATATCCTTCGCTTTTCAGGAAACGGCGAATGTGAATCAGCTGCTGCTGCGTATTGTTGCCGAGGACAAGTGGCTGGGAAGCCGTCGTCTGCTGCTGGCTGGCGACATTAGACGCCAGGAGTGGTCTCGTGAGCTGCAGGATGAGCTTCAATCTGCCGGCAATAGTCCATTAACGGGTCATCTTAAGAGTGGTTTCCGCATTAGTGAAAGCGAACTGTGGAAGAACCAGTTCATTTCTCCCTGAAATGGGTAAAAGAAACTAGAGCAAACCACCGTGCGTGACAAAAAAACATGTGATATAATAGACAAGATTGTGAACAAAGTACTTGTCATAACGTCAATGGCTTCGGAGGCTGAAATGAAACCGTATCGCATACCGCAATTGGCTAAACCCTACACCGACTACGACATGATTCAGCGGCATACGGAATTGCCGCCGTTTTCCGATGGCCGGGGTCATTTGTTATATATTTTTCTTAACCACGGCTCCTCTGCCGAGCGGGTTAACGGAGAGTTGTACACGCTGGTCACAGCCCTTGTACAGCTTGGTCTGGACACGCATGAGGCGATCGACCGTTCCAATGGCGAACATGGGGGTGACCCTATGCGTTCTCGCCAATTAAAGGTGCTGGCCGGTGATTACTTCAGCAGCTGGTTTTATCATTTGCTTGCGAAGCGGGAACAAATTGAGATGGTGGGTATATTAAGTACAGCAATTGCTGATTTCAATGTCATGAAGGCGCATCTTTACGGCAAGATGAGAGGGATGCTTCTCTCGGCTGAACAATACTTGCGGCACATGGTACAGCTGAATATGCGGCTGTTTCTTTCTTTTACACCCATGATTGAAGAACCCCTTGCAGAGATTTGGGAGAAGCTGTTGGCTGAATTCAGCCAGTGTGAGACTGTAGTCCTAGAGCTTCGGCGCAGCAATGATCCTGCGAACGCGATGGATGGTTATTGCTACTGGAAGGTGCTGGAGTCAGCAACAGAGGACGAGCTACAGATGCTTCGAAGCCACAACCTTGATCTCAAGGATTGGAAAAAGCTGATGATGAAGTATAAATGTGATTCCCTGCTGACAGACAAGCTGCATCATTCACTCCAGTCCATTCGGGGATTGCTGCAAGGAATTAAAGATGAGAATCTGATCAGTGAGCTAAGCAATGCGCTGGACCACTTCCTCCTGCAGATGAAAATTTCTGGTCAAGCAGCCGTGGAGGGGTAACGAATGACGATAGAAAAAACGACTACAGAAGTAGGCGGTAAGAGCAATAAACCCAAAGAGCAATTTGTGCATTCCGTATTTGAGAGCATTGCTGGCAACTATGATTTGATGAATGATATTTTAAGTTTCCGCCGCCATAAGGCCTGGCGCAAGTTCGCCATGAAGAAGATGTCAATGAAGCATGGGGATTCTGCAGTTGATCTATGCTGTGGCACCTGTGACTGGAGTATTGCTCTGGCGGAAGCAAGTGAGACAGGCTGTGTGATGGGCCTTGACTTCAGTGCAGGTATGCTTGAAGTAGGGCGACGCAAAGTTGAAGAACATAAACTCCAGAATCGAATCTCTCTCGTGCAGGGAAACGCTATGGAGCTGCCCTTTGGCGATAATACCTATGACTATGCGACAATAGGCTTCGGGCTTCGGAATGTACCGGATCTGGTTCAGGTGCTGAATGAAATGAAGCGTGTTGTGAAGCCTGGAGGAATGATCGTATGTCTGGAGCTTTCCAAGCCAATGAAGCAACCGTTTAAAGGAATATATTATTTCTACTTCCAGCGAGTGTTACCACTTTTGGGTAAACTGTTCGCCAAAAGCTATGAGCAGTACAAATGGCTTCCCGAATCGCTAGCGCTGTTTCCTGACCGGGAGCAACTGGCAACTATTTTCCGTGAAACCGGACTGAAAAGAGTGGAATCCTTTCCCTTGACCGGAGGCATCGCGGCATTACATATTGGGCTCAAGGAGAACTGAGATGTTTAAGAAAATCGGCATCTTTTTACAAATGATTAAGTTCGAACACACGGTATTTGCTTTGCCCTTCGCATTTATGGGTGCTTTGCTGGGCTCGGTCGTTATGTTTGGTGCGTTGCCATCCTGGGGTAAAATTGGCTGGATCGTTATTGCCATGTTCGGTGCTCGTAGCGCCGCTATGGGTCTGAATCGACTAATTGACCGGATCAGTGACGCCAAGAATCCACGTACTGCGGGAAGAGCGCTGCCTATAGGGCTTTTGAAAGTTGGAGAAGTTATTATTTTTATTGGCATTTCCTTTTTTCTGTTGTTCTGGGCAGCTTTCAAGTTGAACCCACTATCCGCCAAGCTGTTGCCGATTGCCGTTTTTTTACTTGTCTTTTATTCGTTTACTAAGCGTTTCACTTGGGCATGCCATCTTATTCTTGGTCTTACCATCGCACTCGCGCCTCTGGGCGGCTGGGTGGCGGTAACCGGTAGTGTGGACTGGACTTCAATGGTATTTTACTTCACGATTGTGTTCTGGACAGCTGGGTTCGATATTATTTATTCCTGCCAGGATGTTGAATTCGATAAGAAGGAAGGCTTATATTCCATTCCGGTTCGCTTTGGAATTGCCCGTGCACTTGTTATTGCCCGCGTGTTCCATATTCTTACGGGAATCGGTTTTGTGTCGCTGCTTTTTATTACGGATTTGAGCTGGTGGTATGTTGCTGGTATGCTGATTGCATATATTATTCTTTTTTATGAGCACCATATTGTTTCACCAAGTGATTTAAGCCGTCTACAGACTGCTTTTTTTACGATGAATGGCGTGCTGAGCATTGTAGTATTTTCCTTCACTTTGATTGACTTGGTGGTGCAGTTCTACAAATGAATAATGCACAACCTAAAAGCTTCGTGGTTGGAATTACGGGAGCGAGTGGCGCAATTTATGGTGTTCGTCTGACTGAAACCTTGTTGTCAATGGGTTATAACGTGCATTTAGTCGTGAGCAATGCAGGCTGGCGTGTATTTAAAGAAGAGCTAGGCTTCATCGCCTCAGACCGGGAAGGCTTTCTGAATGAGAAATTCAGAGGGCATCCCGGTTCTCTGCTGTATCACCCCGTTGCTGATATTGGCGCATCTATCGCGAGTGGTTCTTTTCGTGTGGAAGGTATGATTATCATGCCTTGCTCTATGGGGACGTTATCTGCGGTGGCTAACGGAAGCTCTGATAATTTGATGACTCGGGCGGCGGATGTCATGCTTAAAGAAGGGCGTACACTAGTTCTTGTTCCACGTGAGACGCCGCTGCATGCGATTCATCTTGAGAATATGCTTAAGCTGTCCCGCCTAGGCGTCCGAATGATTCCGGCGATGCCCGCCTTTTACTTTGGTCCACAGAGTGTGGATGATCTTGTTAACTTCATGGTGGGTAAGGTGCTGGACAGTTTTAATATGGAGCACACTTTATTTCGCAGATGGGGGGAGTAAAGGAATGAATAGTAACGGGCATACCGTTATCGGTAAAATCAGTTATACCAATTCATGGCCGGTATTTCACAATTTCCATCCTTCTGCCCTGAAGATTCCTGCAGAGATGGTGAGTGAAGTGCCTGCCATTCTTAATCAGGGTATGAGTCAGGGAAGCATTCATGTGGGTGCATTATCTTCATTTGCATATGGTGAAGCGAGTGACAGATTATTGTTGCTGCCGGATTTATCTGTTAGTTCAGAGGGTCCGGTGAACTCGATTATGCTGTTCTCCCGAGTACCGATTGCACAGATGGGTAGTGGAACGATAGCCGTAACCAACACTTCTGCTACCTCGGTAAATTTGCTGAAGATACTGATGGAGAAGGCTTTTAACGCTAAACCGGAGTATATTAGCGTTGACCCTGATCTGGATGTCATGATGGAGCATGCAGATGCATGTCTGCTGATTGGGGATAATGCAATTAGAGCCTCTTGGCAGGATCAGGGATATATCGTTACCGATCTTGGGCAGCTTTGGAAAGAATGGACTGGCTTAGGCATGACCTTTGCCGTTTGGGCAGTAAACAGAGATGCTGCCAGAACAAAACCAGAAGCGATATCAGAGATTGCTGAAGCTTTTGCGAACAGCAAGAAACAGGGTTT comes from Paenibacillus sp. 19GGS1-52 and encodes:
- the spoIVA gene encoding stage IV sporulation protein A, yielding MEKVDIFKDIAERTGGDIYLGVVGAVRTGKSTFIKRFMETIVLPNITSESDRVRAIDELPQSAAGKTIMTTEPKFVPNNAVQIKVAEGLEVNVRLVDCVGYAVEGAKGYEDENGPRMISTPWFEEPIPFQEAAEIGTRKVIQEHSTLGVVVTTDGTIAEIPRGSYVDSEERVIAELKEVGKPFVLVINSTRPRSEEAQQLRSELALKYDIPVMTLSAASMTEDDVTGVLREVLYEFPVHEVNVNLPSWVMVLGENHWLRSSYENSVRDTVKDIRRLRDVDRLVSQFTEYDFIDRAGLSGMNMGQGVAEIDLYAPEELYDQVLMEVVGVEIRGKDHLLQLMQEFSHAKREYDRFSEALEMVKTTGYGIAAPSLAEMALDEPELIRQGSRFGVRLKATAPSIHMIRVDVESEFSPIIGTEKQSEELVRYLMQDFENDPIKIWESDIFGRSLHSIVREGIQGKIAMMPDNARYKLQETLGRIINEGSGGLIAIIL
- a CDS encoding HU family DNA-binding protein; the encoded protein is MNKSDLINVVTEATELPKKDATKAVDAVFEAIAGALQSGDKVQLVGFGNFEVRERSARKGRNPQTGEEIEIPASKVPAFKPGKALKDGIK
- the mtrB gene encoding trp RNA-binding attenuation protein MtrB — its product is MTENNNGGNPLPTGSDYIVVKAKENGVQVIGLTRGLDTRFHHTEKLDKGEVLIAQFTDHTSAMKIRGKAEIWSKHGQLESES
- a CDS encoding heptaprenyl diphosphate synthase component 1, producing the protein MKPYRIPQLAKPYTDYDMIQRHTELPPFSDGRGHLLYIFLNHGSSAERVNGELYTLVTALVQLGLDTHEAIDRSNGEHGGDPMRSRQLKVLAGDYFSSWFYHLLAKREQIEMVGILSTAIADFNVMKAHLYGKMRGMLLSAEQYLRHMVQLNMRLFLSFTPMIEEPLAEIWEKLLAEFSQCETVVLELRRSNDPANAMDGYCYWKVLESATEDELQMLRSHNLDLKDWKKLMMKYKCDSLLTDKLHHSLQSIRGLLQGIKDENLISELSNALDHFLLQMKISGQAAVEG
- a CDS encoding demethylmenaquinone methyltransferase is translated as MTIEKTTTEVGGKSNKPKEQFVHSVFESIAGNYDLMNDILSFRRHKAWRKFAMKKMSMKHGDSAVDLCCGTCDWSIALAEASETGCVMGLDFSAGMLEVGRRKVEEHKLQNRISLVQGNAMELPFGDNTYDYATIGFGLRNVPDLVQVLNEMKRVVKPGGMIVCLELSKPMKQPFKGIYYFYFQRVLPLLGKLFAKSYEQYKWLPESLALFPDREQLATIFRETGLKRVESFPLTGGIAALHIGLKEN
- a CDS encoding UbiA-like polyprenyltransferase translates to MFKKIGIFLQMIKFEHTVFALPFAFMGALLGSVVMFGALPSWGKIGWIVIAMFGARSAAMGLNRLIDRISDAKNPRTAGRALPIGLLKVGEVIIFIGISFFLLFWAAFKLNPLSAKLLPIAVFLLVFYSFTKRFTWACHLILGLTIALAPLGGWVAVTGSVDWTSMVFYFTIVFWTAGFDIIYSCQDVEFDKKEGLYSIPVRFGIARALVIARVFHILTGIGFVSLLFITDLSWWYVAGMLIAYIILFYEHHIVSPSDLSRLQTAFFTMNGVLSIVVFSFTLIDLVVQFYK
- a CDS encoding flavin prenyltransferase UbiX; its protein translation is MNNAQPKSFVVGITGASGAIYGVRLTETLLSMGYNVHLVVSNAGWRVFKEELGFIASDREGFLNEKFRGHPGSLLYHPVADIGASIASGSFRVEGMIIMPCSMGTLSAVANGSSDNLMTRAADVMLKEGRTLVLVPRETPLHAIHLENMLKLSRLGVRMIPAMPAFYFGPQSVDDLVNFMVGKVLDSFNMEHTLFRRWGE
- a CDS encoding menaquinone biosynthesis protein; this encodes MNSNGHTVIGKISYTNSWPVFHNFHPSALKIPAEMVSEVPAILNQGMSQGSIHVGALSSFAYGEASDRLLLLPDLSVSSEGPVNSIMLFSRVPIAQMGSGTIAVTNTSATSVNLLKILMEKAFNAKPEYISVDPDLDVMMEHADACLLIGDNAIRASWQDQGYIVTDLGQLWKEWTGLGMTFAVWAVNRDAARTKPEAISEIAEAFANSKKQGLRNLAPIVREACSTIGGTESYWNGYFRNLIYDFGERQQKGLNLYFRYAYELGLLPQEVKIELWSHNLLTRVKE